The nucleotide sequence GCTCTCCTTCTCGTCGTGAACGACCTCGTTGCCCGAGAAGAAGGCCATGGTGTTGTCATACTGAGCGAACTCCTCGACGGTGGCGAACACGCTGTGCAGGTACTCGGCGTTGTACGAAGGCGTAGGCTTCTCACGGTTGATCGAGTACTTGGGGTTGTTGACGTCGAGCACCAGGTAGATACCAGCCTCGGCGAAGGCATTCATGCACTCCTTGTGGTCAAGCGAGTTGTCGGTCGAGTACACACGGACAGTGTTGACACCAAGCTTCTTGAACTTCTCCAAGTCACGCATGCAGATCTTTTTGTCGGCAAGAGGGTCCTTGTTTCCAGCAGATGCACCGGGCTGCCATGCGATACCACGGACAAAAAACCTCTTGTCGCCCTGCATGAAAGCTATGAGGACATGTTGGGTCAGCTGACTATCTTCTCACATAGCCCATATATAGTTTCTGTATCTAGACACTCACCATTGCCCTTAACGGTGATGGGGGTCAGAGCACGCTTCTGGAGAGGCTGAGGGGAAGCCTGGACAAGGGCAGCAGCCCCCAGGACTGAGGCGAAGATAGCAGACTTCATGTTGGCGAAGCTGAGATTAGAAGCGTCGGTAAAAGGTGTTTGCTTTCGCGGGGTGGTGAAAGTTGGCACGGGCCCTCGAATCCGGGGGGGTTTAGTGTTGGGTATAAAAGGTTGTAGCTCAAGCGATATGGGAGAGAGAGTCAAGAAAAACCCCGATGGGGAGGATTACAAAAAGAGTAActagacaaaaaaagatggTTTTCAAAAAAGAGTCGACAGAACGAGTGAGTCGACGTGATTTGGCGGAGGTTAAAAGTTGAAGAAGCGATCGAGAATAAAAAGCGACCGGTGGGATGGAGGAAACGAGGAGAGGACGAAAAGGAATGTCCCGAAGCGAGTGGAGGACGCCAGTTTTGAATCCAAACAAGCCAAGAACCAAGGCAGGTCTTCCCTCGACCTGATGGTGGGTTCATGTCGATATCCATGCCTCCTGCTCTCCTTGGAGTCTTGGCATCTTCAAGACCGAGATTGGTGGGTCCTACTCCAAGAATCTAAAATGTACCACCAAGACACTCCAAGAGCCGTGGTGGAGTGCAGCAAGAAAGCCCAGAGGTACTTGGCGTCACAGTATAAATAGCATTGGCGGGAACCAAGCACGTCTCCCCCCTGCCAACAACGATCATCCGTACTGTGCCTGTACCTTACTTTGTCGGAAGTCTATCGAGAATAGAAGCAGTGTTGGTAGTGGGAAAAGATCGGTCAGTCAATCACGTCAAAAAGCAGCCGGTTGCACCAGTGTTCAAGACAGTGCAACACTGTCGTCTTGAAGTCGGAATTAATCTCGTGAAAAGGGGCCAACCTTGCCCAATGGTGGCGATCGAATACCACATAGCAAACAAATTCTGTGAGGTTGGTTCTTGTCGGCTTGATGCCAATGCCCCAATTTCGAATTAAATCTGCCATTCTGTGGTTTCCACATGGGCCAATTGCCATGCAACGTGGGATCAAATGTCGCACTTTGGACCTGTTTGCTTGTCCACAAGTCCAGAATCCGTTTGCAAGCCGTGGCACGCAAACAaccttctccttttttttttttttttttttttttcaacatcCGTCATCGAATCATGCAGACCAAGGCTGGGTCAGCCAAGAGCACTGCCACTGCGCGACAAAACAAGTCACTCATCATAATTAACGAATTGATAAAAAGAATTCCCATTCCCGATGATTTTACGTTAGCTGGACCGCCCCCCTTCAACCTGCCAACTCTGCCTCTTGCGTCTAGGCGGGCGGAAAGAGGGATTGCCATGGGATTGGCAGCCTTGGCAGACACCTTGAGACACCAAGTCCACGCCGTCCGTCCGCCAATCCTCTTTTCCACCCCTTTCAACTATTCAACATGATCGTCCAACTCATGCTCATCTTCCATTCTTTTGCTGGAGAACATCCCCGATTTTCATCAAATGCGTCCATCTCGCGTTTCAGAATGGCTCACTATTCTTGTTGATCTAAATCCCAGTCTTCAGGTCCGCAAAATCGCAAACAGCCAAACAGATTTTAGTTTTCAGCCTCCCTGCGCAATTCAGGTTTGAAAAAGTGGCCTACGAGGGTGCGAGCTTTTTTGCCCCAGCTCGTATAAAGGAGCAGCCAGTGAAGCTGTCTTACAGGATTACTGTGTTTTCGGCCCCAAAAAAATCCTTCCCGTACAGTAGATACAGCAGCACGCTTGATGGTTTTGGTGGACCTTATCATTGTCAAGGGACAAAGAAAGGACAAATAAACAAAGACCCACGTCATCTGCCAGGTCTGGATTTTCTTGGGAGGCTGCAAAGCCTGCAAAAGCGTGCAAAAGCCTGCTCTTTGCTGTTCATGGAACCTCCTTGCTCctcaaaaagacaaaaaaaaagccgccccgtTTTGAACAAACCACTCGGCACGGCGTGGCATTTGCCAATGAACAGCCACGCCGGGACGCCCATTTCATCATCGATTGATTCTCCCGCGTCTTCCCGCGCACCAGTTCAGACCGCCCTATAAGAGGGTTACTTCTTGTTTctaagtcttttttttttgttggcgTGCCGTACTCCGTGAATATATGTTTGCTTTCTCGCGACTTGCCTCCAACGTGCGCTTATAACAAACGGTAAAggtcaaaagaaaaagagtgaGGCACAGGCAAGACAAGAATGGAAACATAAGATGCACGTTGGATTTAGACCCCGGTTGGCTGAGCCATCAGCCGCACAACAGCaatacagaaaaaaaataccgtGACTTGGCTGAGATGCACAGGTGACGCACTTGAAACAACTGTGTTCGTTCCTGGATAACATCATCATGGTACGGTACGTACCACTTTAAATCAAAATGGGCGGAGACTCGATCCAAATATTTTCACCATGATAATCTAGACCAGACCCGCGCATACTATCAAGGAAGCCAGCACGAGGTTGTGGTATATGTAAAGCGGACCGATCTTCAATGAGGCTTTACTTGTGCATAGGGCAAGTAATCTCCAGGGACTTGCCCGGCCGGCCAATTAGCCAagcaaaagaacaaaatTGAAATGAACTCTCTCCATGCTAAACGCCGATTGAATGCATCAAGGCGACACAAGAAAATAAatgtaaaaaaacaaataaaaaacacACAAACACACACATCAACTCATACAAGCTGCAGATAGCTTGCTGGAACACTCTTTGTCAAACCGCCCTTCTCCACCTCGGCCCATCCATCCCCTGGGTCTTCCTTGATGAGCACCAGCCTCTCGCCCTCGACGATGCTGTGCTCGGCGTCGCTCTGCGCCGTATAGTCGTACATGACATCTACATGCCTTACCGCCTTCTTCGCTCCGCGCCGAGGTGCCACCGCCGGCCCCTTCTTCTTGACCGCGGGCGCGGTCCCGCCGATTGATGAACCGCTGTTTGAATAGATCGAGCCCGGGCGGCCTGATGCACCAGTGTGCTGAGGTGCCATCACTGGCGGCGGTGCGATCACGGTTGCCGATGGCGCCCCGGCTGGTGCCAGCTCGACGTACGTCGCGGGCACAAGCCCTTCCTTGTATCCTGCCCGAACTTTGATCCATCCCGATCCAGCTGTGAACGATAAGATGTTGTTAGTAAACTCTGGAGCAAAATGGAGCAATCAAGGCCAAAGTTCCGTGTGCCACTCACTATCTGGTTCGAGAATCACGAGATCCCGCCCTGCCGGCACCGTGAGCTCGCCCTCGCCATTGGCATCAAAGCCGTATAGCATCTTGCCcttctgctccggtgtcttGCCTGCGCCAATCCCTGAGCTGCCGTTCGCCGGGGAGCTCCCAGGCAGTTCGCTGATATATGCAGCGGGAGGTGGGGCGATAACCCTGTTCTTCCGCAGCGTGTTGGCCGGCTTCGGCGCCGCCGGGGCCTCGCCAGGTGGCATCTCCTCAGCCGGCGACCTGGCACCCGATATCGACCGATGTGCGCTCGCTGCGTAGCCTGAGCTCAACGAGTTCATCGTGTCGGACCTGCTCAGAGCAGGCAGTTCCGCCATTCCCTCGGTCGATGATGGCGTCTTCTTGTGTGTTGTGCTCGCACTGGGCTTGAGCAGCGTGTTGGCGGCCTCCTGCCTCTCCGCTTTGAGCTTCTTGCGGTCCTCTTTGCTCTGCTCGCCAGGGCATTCTGCCGGTACCTTCATCTCGCACTTGCTGTGACATGTGTAACCGCAATCTCGGCAGTCAAAGCCCTTGGCGGAGAGACCCCATATCCTCTCGCCGCAAAGATCACAGTTGGTGGGGATCTTGAAAGTCTGGGATTTGAAGTTGTGATTTTTGGCGCCCAGCGTCACATCGCCGACTGCGGATGTGATGGTGGAGGTCTCAACTTCGGCCGTTATTCGTTTGCGTTCAACCTGGTGGAGATCCTCCTGCATTGCAAAGATCGAGTTGACCACGGCTACTTCGTCCTTCTTGTCTGTCCCGTTCCTGACGTTTTGCTTGACCCGTTTCATCGACTCAACTTCGCGTCGCTTCTTGTCGACCTCGCGCCGAAGATCGCCCAACTGACTCTTGGACTTGTTAAGCACGTTGCGCAGGTATACCTTAGCCGGTTCATCCACCACCATAGAGTCATCATCGTGCCACACAGGGCTTGGTTCAAACATCTTGTCCGAGGGCTCCTGCCATGCACCAATGTTGTGGCGCATATACATCATAGAGTCTAGATGGGGGAGATTCCGGGCGATCTCCTCCGTCTGGTGATCTATCATCTCCCCGCTCGATTTCAAAAGCCCTGACTCTAAAGTCGAAGCCAAAGTCCATAATTCATTTATCTTAATGGTCTTGAACTCCGAAAGGTCCTGCAAACCGTCCATAACCTCGGGCACATACTCGTGGTAGTActtttccttttgcttgTTCGTAACATTGATGGCGATGATATATGTGTTTTTGGCGTTGTTCATCTCGTGTATCTGCTGCTGGTAGTTGCTTtgcgccttggccttgtCAAACGCCGATTCGGTCTTCTTGCGTTTGCTCTCTACCTCCTGACAGACGTTGTCGTATTTCCCCTTGACCTTTCGCAGCTCAGAGTATGACGAATCACGTTCCTTCTCGAGCTTATCGGCGAATTCGGCGTGCCGCTTGCGGAGCTCGTCAAACTTGGTCTGGAATGCCTGCATTGGTGTGGCCACCCGGTTGATCAGTTCGTTGGCGTATCGGCTGTGCTCTTCTGCTCTCCTCTCGACCGTGTTCAGCTGCGTCGTCCATGTTGTTATGGAAGCACTATTATTAACAGAGAATGTTAGCGTTTGGCCATCACCAGTGGCCTGAAACAGGCAACAATAATTGAGCGTGAGGATTCCAACCTTTCCAGAGATCCAGGGGTCATTGCTGGCGTGTCGCCCACACTCAAGACCGCAGACTTTTTTGATTTCTTCTCATAGTACTTCTTGGCCAGTGCCGCGAGTTTGGCGCTGTAGTCCTTCTCGATCGCTGCTCGTTCACGGTAAAACTGCTGCAAGTCGTCGATCCAAGCAATGCCATGGCCAACCCAGGCATTGGCGGGTTTGAAGCCATCCTACTTTCTAGTCAGTACGGAAACTAGTAAGAGGGATGAGTGCAAACCAGAAAGATCGGGTGTACAAACCTTGAGTTCTGCGCCAAATGTTGGCGCAACCTCGGTGTCGGCCATGATCGGGGCAAAAATTCGAGTTTCGGTGATGTGGATTTATGCGCCGACTACGGAAGCTGCCGAAACACCTCTTGACGCCTCATACATGGATCCAGGCCAGTCGTTTAGTCAGGCAAGATGGGCTCGCTCACTATCCAGCCTGTGATGCGGAGCTGTTGAAATGCGCGCAATATGGAAGTGTTCACCGAGGCGGAACTTTCGGTCAACTTTGCATCAAGAGCTGACAGGAAATGCTAATGCTACCCGGTGGATTGCGCGGACTCGTCGTCAATAACCCGACCCCTCCAACCGCCAAGCCGTGGGCAAATGTCGTGTCTTCAGCAGTTGGAGCAGTGGATCCATGCGTTCCATGCATGGGGTGAGCTGGGGTACTTGAGGCAAGGTACAGCAAGTTGGCAAGCTTGCAAGGtccctaggtaggtaggtaggtatgtattaGAGCTGGAGCTAGAAACAGTCGTACCTATAGCAGCTAGCGAAGGCAGACAACAGATGGAAACCAAGGATTCTCAATACTAAGTATAGCTACAGTCAAGTATTAAACAGGCCATCCCAAATCTAGAAGCCAATTGGAATATGTATTGATAGATACAAACAGCTTTCCTTGAGGAGGGAAATTACCTGAGTTGCGAAATAGTCGAAAGGTAAAGTACGAAACACTGGCGTCGTCAGCCCGTTCACTAAAATCTTTTTGAGTCTAACGGTTGGGGACTAAGCCGACACCCGAGCAAACAACAGACGTTGCTTGGATGTTTGGCCAAAAATAATTTCCTGATTTTGACGGATCTCTCCACTATCTATAATTAAGCCAAATATAGCTGCGTAGGTAGGTTTCGGTCAGTGTATAAGGAGATTAGGTGATTGTTCTAGAAGATTTACAAGTCCAATGCACGACAGGTTGCTTTTGAAAGCGACAAAGGGAACAAGACAAGGATGGATGGCTGAATTCTGGCAGACGCTATCCAAGCAGCGTTACCCCGCGGAGCTTGGACCATGTGTACCTTACCTTGAGCTCCACTAAAATTCACGATGCCGCTGGCTGCTTGCGGCTTCGAATCTTTCTTCAAACAGACATGTCAAAGAAGGAAGGAACGATTTAAAGGGCAAGCAAGGAGACAAGCAGCCAAAACGAGGAAGGAGCAACAAGAAATTATCTTTTCAGTTCAGAATCAACTTTATAGGTACGCGCACGATCCAAACACCGCCAATCGCACCTCGCGGTATCGCCCCTCCTCGCCAACCTCACCATCTCAGTTTACCTTCCCCGAACACTGCACTCTTCCACAAAAGTCTTtcaagctacctacctacctactttacTGTGGCCGACTGGCTGGTGACTAAGAATGCTTGTCTTGTCTGGTGCACTGCACTGGAGTTGAGACTGTCCCTATCTTCGTTGCACACTTCTACTGCCCATCATGCAGACGTACAACGCCTCTTCCCAGCAGCAAGCTAACTCCTGGGCTTTCAACCCATGGCCTCCAGCTCAGAACCAAGCCATGTCCGACCTCGCCAGCCGGATCACGGCACCGGCCGCTGCCACGCCGGCTACAGAGACCGATGCGCCTGCCGCAGCCTCGAGCACATTAGCTGTTCCTGATGGAGCAGCCGATGGAGCCAACAGCAGTGGTCTCCAGGAGTCCAACTACGATGTCGAGGTACAACTCGGAGACCCCGATACGGACAGCCCGCTGTCATCTATTAGCAGCTTTTCGGAGCTTGGACTGTTTGAACACCCTCCCCAGTGACCGCCGCCCGGTCTCCGAACCAAGCTGACGAACCTTTTACGCACCGATGCAGCCCACAGGGAATCATTGATGGTCTATTAGCAATGAACTTCAAGAAGCCTTCCAAGATCCAGGCCAGAGCGCTTCCCCTGATGCTCAGCAATCCGCCGCGCAACATGATTGCTCAGTCGCAGTCTGGAACTGGAAAGACTGGCGCATTTGTTGTTACAATACTATCGCGGGTGGACTTTAACCAACCGAATCAGCCCCAAGCTCTGGCTCTTGCCCCAAGTCGAGAGCTTGCCCGGCAGATCCAGAGCGTCATCCAGTCCATCGGCCAGTTTTGTACAGGACTCGTCGTTGACGCCGCTATCCCCGGCGCAATCTCGCGAGAGACTGGTGTCAAGGCCAATGTGGTGGTTGGAACACCAGGCACGGTCATGGATCTTATCCGCCGTCGCCAGTTCGACGTGTCACAGTTGAAGCTACTTGTGGTTGATGAGGCAGACAACATGCTTGACCAACAAGGCCTTGGCGAGCAATGCGTCCGCGTAAAGAAGTAAGTGTTGATGCCAAGTTGGTAGTGCCAAAATGGAACTGACTATTCTTCACAGCATGCTACCAAAGACTATTCAAACCCTCCTGTTCTCTGCAACtttccccgaccacgtcaaGAGCTACGCGGAGAAGTTCGCACCCCAGGCCAACCAGATGAAACTGCGTCAGCAAGAGCTGACTGTCAAGGGCATTTCACAAATGTACATGGACTGCCCGTCACTGAAGGAGAAATACGAGGTCCTCTGCAAGCTATACGGCCTCATGACAATTGGTTCTTCTGTGATCTTTGTCAAGGTAAGACCCACTCTTGATTGCTTACCATAAGAAAGCATGCAGTTGCTCACTATGCAAACAGACTCGCGAAAGCGCCGATGAGATTCAGAGAAGAATGGAGGCAGATGGACACAAGGTTTCTGCCTTACACGGAGCATTCCAAGGACAGGAGCGGGACCAGCTTCTTGATGACTTCAGATCTGGCAAATCCAAGGTCTTGATTACCACCAACGTTCTTGCTCGAGGAATCGATGTTTCTAGTGTTTCCATGGTCATCAACTACGACATCCCCATGAAGGGTCCGGGCGACCAGAGCCCAGATGCGGAGACGTATCTGCACCGTATTGGCCGCACTGGACGATTCGGCCGTGTTGGTGTCAGTATCAGCTTTGTACACGACCGCAAGAGCTTTACTGCTTTGTCTAGCATTGCAGAGCATTACGGCATTGATCTTATTCAGCTGAGCCCGGATGACTGGGATGATACTGAAGTTAAGGTTCAGGACGTCATCAAGTCGAGTCGGGCCAAGCCGGATTACGCACCGACACAGGAGAAGGCCGCCTAGGTGACCGGTATCTCCTCAGGTGTCAGGGTGTTATGATGTCGCGGTACCCGTTCTAGATGATTTTGTGGATGTTGATCACCATGGTGTCTTGATTTTATCAACCTCTCGAGATTTGGGCTAGCGCAGATATCCCCTGCCGGCTTTTATGGCGCATGACTTAAGCTAAAATGTCGGCAAAGGTATTGAAGAATTTACCTGGAGCTTGGAAGCTGGGATGGATGTTTGCCGTTTTGTGCGAGGAAATGAAAATCATGATACCAAGCTATGCGACCCAGACAAAAACCGCTCCTTTCACCTTTTCCATGGAGCACTCATGTGACTGGGCTTTCGATGGCTTCTTTACTGTATGCTAAGCGCTGGTACCTGCATTAGTGACGCAATGTCGGCTACCCGCATGGAGATTACAACTTCCGGTATCACGGAGGCAACAGAAGGCTCTGAATCCCAGATCCGAAACAGAGCGAGCGCTTCAGTGGGCGCTTCGACGTGATTGTATCTGGAGGCGAGTTCCCAACGGAGCAAGTTCCGTCAATTGAAAATTTCCCCCGTAATCCATCACATAATCCTGATTCATCCTCTCCGTATGAAATGGGTGTGGGAGGGCAATGCAATTTCAAACTTCAAATTCCAAATGCAAGTAGACAGCAAGGCTTCCGGACGCATTGAGGGGCAAGAAAAGTGGTATGATACAAAAAGGGTTCCTTCTGCCTAGATGTCATTAttacataggtacctacctaccttacctaccttgctgGCTTGATACCCATCCCAGGTGGTGTGGGTGTATCAGCAGTTCTGGAGGCCTAGGCCAATCGGTTGGTAAGACCCGCTGGCTTAGTGTGTAGTACAGTTTTGGTTTGACAGGCTTTCGTAAAGTGCCGAAGAAGTTAAGGTGGATAGATGGGATGGCAACCTGGCTTGTTTCATCCACTGGATTCGATGGACAACATCAAAAGTAATTCGTGAGCTACCTTGTGACAAAAAAGTTGCATATAAAGGACGTTTGGCAATGCATTATGATAAATCTAATGATGCAAAAGATCCGTGCAATTCTCAATGCTCCTAAGAAAGGCTATACGGCAAGAATTCTTGCTGAAGAGCACCGAGGTGGCAGCACGAAAATAGGCGCCGGAATAAGCGCGAACAATTAAAACCCCTGCAAGTGTAGCCCCCCTGCATCATCGCCCCACCAATGAAAGAAGTTGTGGCTGTACGTACTGTAGAAGATCGGTTCTGCTGCGGAAGCACTGGCTGAGCCTCGATTACAATGACAAGAAACGCACGCGCGAAAGTTTTCCACCAAGGAGACTGACTATTGATTGAGTGTTGCCACCCGCTCATCCTTCCGAGAGAGTTCCTTACATGCAGGCCGAGGCTCCGCGTGACAACAAATCTGTACCCGGGAATGACGCAAAAAAGAATCCACACacctcttttgtttttgcgaATCAACTTCTGTCCCCCTTGCGATCTAGTCGTCCTGGGCGGTAAAAGTCAGATCCAATACCCGTGATTTCTGAGGAGCGGGACTAGGTCCCCTTCTTTTCAGGGTATCGAGATATTGCGGGCGCTTCTGAGCAGCGTGTGGGCAAATCAGAGCTTGGAGGGTTATATTTTGGTACTGCAGACGAAGCGTTGCTCGTCAGGGTTGAAACCGGCGGCTTTCTATTGCATCGGGCGTCGCTATCTTTTCTGTCTTgcctttgtctttttctcatctttcttttcttgcccTGTACATTTGCAgtcatttttatttttgttcaTTGCATACACTTCAGGGTTGCTGGCCAAATCCAAGTCGTGATTTGCTCTTGCTTTCAAATCTTGTTGTTTGCGCAGTCAGACAAATGCTCAACGAGCATTTCTCCTATATCACTCAATTAATTTTCAAACTCCGTCACTTCATTATCAAGCATCGAGTGCTTTCTTCTAATATcttaaaaaaaacaccatcaAGTCCCGCCTTGGACGTGCTACTGCTGAGCGGCTGGTCGCATCTATTAGAGGAGTTGGGCCTGCCTTTGTTCTACGCGCTGAGCAACAGGCAGGCAGTCAGTAAGGCTTGGCACACACCTTTTGGACACAGCCCCGTCAGGTTGGTTTAGCTCGATTTTGTACCTCGCCCGCCTTATTCAGCCTTCGCGATGATGGATGGGGTCCTGGTCATTGATTACTATGGCTACATGGTCCCAGCCAGGCGTCATCAAGTGAAGAACTGCCATCCCAAGAAAAGAGCATGTCGCTCAatgtttctgtttttttttctctcttcttttttcttctcttttttccctccaTGACAACAACTTCCCTGATCAAAATCCATTGAAAACAGAATAACGAAATAGCTAACAAATAGGTTCAACCCGATTCGATCCGTCTTGGGAAAAGGAGCCAAGACTACACACACAAGTACGACGACCGCATGCCAGGCGGACGACGACATGGAAGTCGCGTCACGATGCCTTCAATCAATATGGCCGCCCTCAAGCCGATTCTTCTCCTCATCGCCATTTGGACCATGGCCCCGATACAAGTTTGCGCCGCCGATGCCACTACGACCGCGACCGCAGCCTCTCCTGTGGCTACTCTTGTCCCTTCCTGTGCCAGGGGTTGTTTCCAGTTATTCCTGGATGTTCATAAATTTACAGGTTCTTGCGGCAATTCACCGTCATTAGATTGCCTCTGTGGGAGGTATAGCTCGTCGGGTGCTACGATAGGCGAGGGTGCCGTTCAATGTATCGTCGCTGAAGCAGAAACAGGCACCTGCTCCAAAGATGATGCGAGTCGTATGTTTGCCTCTCTCCAATACTCTGCAATTCAATCAACAAACAACATCTGTCTTGACTGTGAGGATGCGATACTAACATGCTTGTGTTTTCAGAGAGCGTTATATCGAAAGCTTATAGTGCATGTAACGAACAGCCCAATGCTGTTACGCCCACCCTCAAGACTATCGTCGCGACTTTGGTGACATCGACGACAGCAATCCCAACTAACTCTCCCACTCCTACCACTATGATAACCTCATCCAGACCACCGACAGGAACTAACGCCCCATGGGGCACTCCCACTCCAACATCTACTCCCCAAGAATCTAACAAATCATCAGCAGCACTCAATGGAAGCCAGGTTGCCGGTGTAACTATCGGAGCAGTCTCCGGTGTTTTTATACTTGTGGCATTCGTTTTCATAGCGAGGTGTTCCCGGAAGAAGCACCTAAACAATGTCGCCGCAAGGGATAAAAACGTGTCGTTTGATAGTGAGAGATCAGCGCCTGGTCCTGGTATGGATGGTCGCCAGGGTAGCATGCAAATTTCAGCTCCTTTGCACGTTGCATCCGGTCCGGCAGCATGGGCTCCGCAGCCCTACGAGAGTATGGccgctgctcctgctccAAGATTGAGCACCATTGGCCAGGCACTGACGCCTGCGGGAAATACGGCCACGCATTTTGACAACACAACCTCGAACAATCGATCCACAAGACATCCCACgctgacgccgaggcgacgaGAGTCGGCCGAGTTCTTTGCTGCTCTTGCGCGTAACGAACAGCCTGAGCAAGTCCTTCGCCAGCAGTCCAAGCCTCAACTTAACGTCAGCATTCCTGCAAATGTCTCTGGCATTAACAGGGACAGTCAGGTGACAGAGTTCGCCGAGGATGGAGAGGATATGGACCCCGAAACGGCAGGCGGAAACATCTGGCGCCCACCGCCGACGGATCCTACCTCAGCGTCCACTTACTACGTAGCC is from Pyricularia oryzae 70-15 chromosome 2, whole genome shotgun sequence and encodes:
- a CDS encoding actin polymerization protein Bzz1 — encoded protein: MADTEVAPTFGAELKDGFKPANAWVGHGIAWIDDLQQFYRERAAIEKDYSAKLAALAKKYYEKKSKKSAVLSVGDTPAMTPGSLESASITTWTTQLNTVERRAEEHSRYANELINRVATPMQAFQTKFDELRKRHAEFADKLEKERDSSYSELRKVKGKYDNVCQEVESKRKKTESAFDKAKAQSNYQQQIHEMNNAKNTYIIAINVTNKQKEKYYHEYVPEVMDGLQDLSEFKTIKINELWTLASTLESGLLKSSGEMIDHQTEEIARNLPHLDSMMYMRHNIGAWQEPSDKMFEPSPVWHDDDSMVVDEPAKVYLRNVLNKSKSQLGDLRREVDKKRREVESMKRVKQNVRNGTDKKDEVAVVNSIFAMQEDLHQVERKRITAEVETSTITSAVGDVTLGAKNHNFKSQTFKIPTNCDLCGERIWGLSAKGFDCRDCGYTCHSKCEMKVPAECPGEQSKEDRKKLKAERQEAANTLLKPSASTTHKKTPSSTEGMAELPALSRSDTMNSLSSGYAASAHRSISGARSPAEEMPPGEAPAAPKPANTLRKNRVIAPPPAAYISELPGSSPANGSSGIGAGKTPEQKGKMLYGFDANGEGELTVPAGRDLVILEPDTGSGWIKVRAGYKEGLVPATYVELAPAGAPSATVIAPPPVMAPQHTGASGRPGSIYSNSGSSIGGTAPAVKKKGPAVAPRRGAKKAVRHVDVMYDYTAQSDAEHSIVEGERLVLIKEDPGDGWAEVEKGGLTKSVPASYLQLV
- a CDS encoding ATP-dependent RNA helicase DBP5 — encoded protein: MSDLASRITAPAAATPATETDAPAAASSTLAVPDGAADGANSSGLQESNYDVEVQLGDPDTDSPLSSISSFSELGLPQGIIDGLLAMNFKKPSKIQARALPLMLSNPPRNMIAQSQSGTGKTGAFVVTILSRVDFNQPNQPQALALAPSRELARQIQSVIQSIGQFCTGLVVDAAIPGAISRETGVKANVVVGTPGTVMDLIRRRQFDVSQLKLLVVDEADNMLDQQGLGEQCVRVKNMLPKTIQTLLFSATFPDHVKSYAEKFAPQANQMKLRQQELTVKGISQMYMDCPSLKEKYEVLCKLYGLMTIGSSVIFVKTRESADEIQRRMEADGHKVSALHGAFQGQERDQLLDDFRSGKSKVLITTNVLARGIDVSSVSMVINYDIPMKGPGDQSPDAETYLHRIGRTGRFGRVGVSISFVHDRKSFTALSSIAEHYGIDLIQLSPDDWDDTEVKVQDVIKSSRAKPDYAPTQEKAA